A single genomic interval of Carassius gibelio isolate Cgi1373 ecotype wild population from Czech Republic chromosome A22, carGib1.2-hapl.c, whole genome shotgun sequence harbors:
- the LOC127943177 gene encoding ICOS ligand — MISNCFICVFAVMINKVCLQVTVEAVVGGSVVLPCFSAQHGHTLQDIDVSWRHNGSKIIFDIIPHSNAPVTEDSEYKNRIETFPQEYLRGNFSIKLNHLQHTDAGKYICFITQSSEFQTVQLIINGSISTDHGGTEQEEMVSSLSPLLVSIIVPVLLLCLVVILIAVFWRKKHLDSQTAGNGVSSATPEVVNPSAQYKPIKTDNHDEAVGN; from the exons ATGATCAG CAACTGCTTCATCTGTGTATTTGCTGTGATGATAAACAAAG TGTGTTTGCAGGTCACAGTCGAGGCTGTTGTTGGTGGTTCTGTCGTCCTGCCGTGTTTTTCAGCTCAACATGGTCATACACTTCAAGATATTGATGTGAGCTGGAGACACAATGGCAGCAAAATTATATTTGATATCATTCCACACAGTAATGCACCAGTGACAGAGGACTCAGAGTACAAGAACAGAATTGAAACCTTCCCTCAGGAGTATCTGAGAGGAAACTTCTCCATCAAACTCAACCATCTTCAACACACTGATGcaggaaaatacatttgtttcatCACACAGTCATCTGAATTTCAAACTGTACAGCTGATCATCAATG gatCAATATCCACTGATCACGGAGGAACAGAACAGGAGGAAATGGTGTCGTCACTGTCTCCGCTCTTGGTTAGCATTATAGTACCAGTGTTGCTGTTATGTCTGGTTGTTATTTTAATTGCAGTTTTCTGGAGAAAAAAGCACTTAGACAGCCAGACAGCTGGAAACGGTGTGAGTTCAGCCACTCCTGAGGTTGTGAACCCTTCTGCACAATATAAACCAATAAAGACTGATAATCATGATGAAGCAGTCGGTAATTAA